A genomic segment from Thermodesulfovibrionales bacterium encodes:
- the prpB gene encoding methylisocitrate lyase gives MNRLSSPGARFRAAMKEEKPLQVVGAINAYAARLAERVGFKALYISGGGVAASSWSIPDLGITTMDDVLTDLRRVTDITELPVLVDIDTGWGGAFNIGRTIKSMIKFGAAAVHIEDQVQAKRCGHRPGKAIVSKDEMVDRIKASVDARTDSDFVIMARTDALAVEGLEAAIDRARAFVEAGADMIFPEAMTDLDMYRKFARAVKVPILANITEFGATPLYTVEELREAEVALVLYPLSAFRAMSKAALAVYNAIRKEGSQKSVLNLMQTRAELYDYLDYHAFEQKLDTMFSKEEES, from the coding sequence GGCCCGCTTCCGGGCTGCAATGAAAGAAGAGAAGCCTCTTCAGGTGGTGGGGGCTATCAATGCCTACGCCGCGCGTCTGGCCGAGCGCGTGGGCTTCAAGGCCCTCTACATTTCCGGAGGCGGTGTCGCAGCCAGTTCCTGGAGCATCCCCGACCTCGGCATCACCACCATGGACGATGTGCTCACCGATCTCAGGCGTGTCACCGATATCACTGAACTGCCCGTCCTCGTTGACATCGACACGGGATGGGGCGGCGCATTCAATATCGGCCGTACGATCAAATCCATGATCAAGTTCGGTGCCGCAGCAGTGCATATCGAGGACCAGGTTCAGGCGAAGCGGTGCGGCCACCGTCCCGGCAAAGCCATCGTAAGCAAAGACGAGATGGTCGACCGTATCAAGGCGTCTGTCGACGCCAGAACCGACTCTGACTTCGTTATCATGGCGAGAACCGATGCCCTCGCCGTAGAGGGTCTCGAGGCGGCCATCGATCGAGCCCGTGCTTTTGTGGAGGCGGGGGCTGACATGATCTTTCCGGAGGCCATGACTGACCTCGACATGTACAGGAAATTCGCTAGGGCGGTAAAGGTCCCGATTCTCGCCAACATCACCGAGTTCGGCGCCACCCCCCTTTATACCGTGGAAGAACTCCGTGAGGCTGAGGTCGCCCTTGTCCTTTATCCCCTTTCCGCCTTCCGCGCCATGAGCAAGGCCGCCCTTGCCGTTTACAACGCTATCCGCAAGGAGGGAAGTCAGAAGAGCGTCCTTAACCTCATGCAGACCCGTGCGGAGCTCTATGATTATCTCGATTACCACGCTTTCGAACAGAAGCTTGATACCATGTTTTCGAAGGAGGAAGAATCATGA